In Hemicordylus capensis ecotype Gifberg chromosome 3, rHemCap1.1.pri, whole genome shotgun sequence, one DNA window encodes the following:
- the SYAP1 gene encoding synapse-associated protein 1: MLRGLSGWFGMSRTDEEEKPLPLQGEARADEGEEVPEEDETTRNPEQVELQVDSDPLLDQAKGLGSYLFSFASTATKKISESVAETAQTIKKSVEEGKIENIIDKTIIGDFQKEQKKFVQQQHTKKSEAAVPPWVDSNEEETIQQQILALSADRRNFLRDPPAGVQFNFDFDQMFPVAMVMLQEDELLNRMRFDLVPKHVKEEIFWRNYFYRVSLIKQSAQLTALAAQQQAVRKEENSSEEDRQLTEIVRPKTPPVAIKSQLKPQDEDEEISTSPGVSEFVSDAFDACSLNREDLRKEIEQLVLDKKKEETMTVEEETADWEKELQQELQEYEVVTESEKRDDNWDKEIEEMLQGEN, encoded by the exons ATGTTGCGTGGTCTGAGTGGTTGGTTCGGGATGAGTCGGACGGACGAGGAAGAGAAACCGCTTCCCCTCCAAGGGGAAGCCAGAGCTGATGAGGGAGAAGAGGTGCCAGAAGAAGACGAGACGACGAGGAACCCCGAGCAGGTGGAGCTGCAGGTGGACTCAGACCCGCTTCTCGACCAAGCCAAGGGGCTTGGAA GTTATCTCTTCAGTTTTGCCTCTACTGCCACAAAAAAGATATCTGAATCAGTTGCTGAAACGGCACAAACTATTAAAAAGTCTGTAGAAGAAGGAAAAATAGAAAATATCATTGACAAG ACAATTATAGGAGACTTTCAGAAGGAGCAGAAAAAATTTGTGCAGCAGCAACACACCAAAAAATCAG aagcagctgtGCCCCCTTGGGTAGACAGTAATGAAGAAGAAACAATTCAACAACAAATACTGGCCTTATCAGCA GACAGAAGAAACTTCTTGCGTGACCCACCAGCAGGGGTTCAGTTTAATTTTGACTTTGATCAGATGTTTCCAGTGGCAATGGTAATGTTACAAGAAGATGAACTTCTGAATCGAATGAGATTTGATCTTGTCCCAAAGCA TGTCAAGGAAGAGATCTTTTGGAGGAATTATTTTTACCGTGTCTCCCTCATCAAACAGTCCGCACAACTCACAGCACTGGCTGCCCAACAGCAAGCTGTGAGAAAGGAGGAGAATAGCAGTGAAGAGGACAGACAGCTGACAG aaATTGTGAGGCCAAAGACTCCACCTGTAGCAATCAAGTCTCAGCTAAAACCTCAAGAC GAGGATGAAGAGATTTCCACTAGTCCAGGTGTGTCAGAATTTGTGAGTGATGCTTTTGATGCATGCAGCCTGAATCGGGAAGATTTGAGGAAGGAGATTGAACAACTTGTGCTTGAcaaaaaaaaggaggaaacaaTGACAGTGGAAG AAGAAACTGCAGACTGGGAAAAGGAACTGCAACAAGAGCTTCAAGAATATGAAGTGGTTACAGAATCAGAAAAACGAGATGACAACTGGGACAAAGAAATTGAGGAGATGCTACAGGGAGAAAACTAA